The sequence GCAACCGACAAGTACTTTACGCGCATCAAAATCTACGAATCCTTGGTCCAGGCTTTCAGCAAGCGTTTGAAATCGAAAACACGCGCGCATGCTTGAAAAATTGAACCAGAAACTACGTCTCTCTCGTAAGGCGTATTCCGCTCAACTGGACAAGCTACAGAATCAGATTCATTTGCTTGGCTATCAGGTATATCTACAAAAGAAATCCGTTGTCATTCTGTTCGAAGGATGGGATGCTTCCGGCAAGGGAGGAACAATCAAGCGGCTCACCGCCAAACTGGACCCGCGCGGATACGCCGTATGGCCGATTTCGGCGCCGCAGGGAGACGACAAAGCTCGCCACTATCTGTACCGCTTTTGGCGCCGCCTTCCTGCTAAAGGCGAGATCGCCATTTTGGATCGGTCCTGGTACGGAAGAGTGCTAGTCGAACGCGTGGAACGCTTTTGCTCCGAAGCGGAATGGAAACGTGCCTATAGCGAATTGAATCAGTTTGAAAAACAATTGACCGGCTTCGGAACGATCCTGATGAAATTTTGGATGAATATCACTCAGGAAGAACAACTCAAACGCTTCAAGGAACGCGAACGCACTCATTACAAATCATGGAAACTTACAGAAGAGGACTGGCGCAATCGCGGGAAATGGGAAGACTACGAACAAGCCGCTGAAGAAATGCTTCTCAAGACCAGCACCGTTCAGGCCCCCTGGACTATTGTGGAAGCTAATGACAAATGGTACGCACGGATCAAGGTTTTGAAAACGATAGTGGCTCGATTAAAAAAAGAATTGTAGGCAAAGTAGCGCAGGCGGGACGCCCGCGGTTGGCGGGGAACGGGCGTCCGCGCTACTTGGTGTCACAAATCAGAAACCCATTCCGTCTTATCTCCTGAAAATACGTAACGCAGGCGGGACGCCCGCGCTACTTTGCCAGGAGTACACGATGAAACAGAACTTCGATGCAATTGTTATTGGAGGCGGTCTGGCCGGATTGACGGCTGCAACATTTCTTGCACGCGGCGGTAAATCTATAATTCTATTTGAGAAATCTACACGCGCAGGCGGGCGCGCAGTAACGGAGAATGAAGCTGGATTTCAGATGAATCTCGGGCCACACGCGCTCTACCGGAGTGGAGAAGGATTCAAGATCTTGAGTGAACTCGGCATCAAGTTCACTGGTAAATCGCCCTCAGCTAAAAGAAGTCACGTTTTCTACAAGAATAAACTCACGAAACTTCCGTACGAGCCCTTCTCACTAACCGGGTCTAATCTCTTTGATTCCTGGCGATGCAAATTCGAACTCATCCGGTTCTTCAAGAATGTGGAGAAGACTCAAACGGCGGAGCTGCAAAATCAAAATCTAAAACACTGGCTCGATCAGACATTTCAACACCAGGAAGTTCGAGACTTTGTGACCATGTTATTGCGCATTGCGACATACACCAACGACGCCGAGAATCTGAGCGCTGGCGCAGCGTTATCGCAATTGCAGATGGTACTTGCCAAGGGCGTCCTGTATTTGGATCACGGGTGGCAAGTTCTGGTGGATGGTTTGCGCGCAGCAGCGGAAGATGCCGGAGTTCAAATATTGACGCAGAGACCGGTAGAGAGAATCGATCGGGAATCATCTGTGCGTGGCGTCGACCTGGCAAACGGTGAGTCTTATCTTGCGAATAACGTCATTCTGGCGACTAGCGCCACCGAAGCAGCAAGATTGTTGGGACTTCCTCAGCTGGATTTGATGCCGGTGAAAATGGCTGCTCTGACTGTCGGACTCAATAGGCTTCCCTTCCCAAAACTTCTCGCTGCATTCGGCATGGATTCACCTTGGTACCTGTCCGTACATTCCGCGTGGGCCAAACTCACAATGGAAAAAGGCGCGGCATTGATCCACGCTGGAAAATACTTAGTGCCCGGAAAGGAATCGCATGCTGAATCAGATCGCTTGGAGCTGGAACAATTTCTAGACATTTGCCAACCGGGATGGAAGAACGAGCTAGTCGCTTACAGTTATCTTCCAAAAATGACAGTTGCAACCGCAGAAGTGACGGCCGCTGCAAACGGATTTCAGGGAAGGCCGGCTGTAGAAGTGAAGGAAGTGGCCGGTTTGTATCTATGTGGAGATTGGGTAGGGGATCGCGGGATGCTGTGCGATGCAAGTTTTGCAAGCGCGAAAAAGGCTGCGGAAATCATACTCAACAAGCAAGACAAAGCGCAAAAAGTGGCCTAGATGTTAGAGGATCGCCTTCAAATCTTTGAGCAATACCGGGCGATGCTTTTTTCCATGGCTTACCGCATGCTGGGAACGATCTCCGACGCGGAAGACATGGTGCAGGAAACTTTTCTGCGTTGGCATAAACCTTCGGAGGTGGATGTGCACGCTCCAAAGTCCTATCTGGCTACAACTCTCACGCGTCTCTGCCTGGATCACCTTCAATCCGCCCGGGTAAAACGCGAACAATATGTCGGGCCATGGCTGCCCGAACCGGTTTTCACTCAACCGGATCTCGATTCAAGATTCGCAGAAAGTCTTGCAATGGGATTTCTATTACTGATGGAATCTCTCTCTCCGGCTGAGCGTGCCGTATTTCTTCTGCGGGAAGTTTTCGAATTCGAATTTTCGGAGATTGCAGAAATCATTATGAAAAACGAACAGAATTGCAGACAGCTCGTCCGGCGCGCTCGAAAACAAATTTCTGAGCGCAGGCCCCGATTTGAAACGTCTCGCGCAGACAGAGACCGCTTGCTGAATGAGTTCGTCCATGCTTCCTCCAGCGGAGATCTGCAAGGATTGCTCAGGTTACTCAAAGAGGATGCGACTCTCATCTCTGATGGCGGCGGAAAAGTTGCCGCAGCTTTGAATCCCATCCTTGGAGCCGACAGGGTGTCCCGCTTTATTCTGGGAGTGATGCCGAAACTTCCGGCCGGTCTGACAATGTCCTATGTAGAAGTGAACGGTGTTCCGGGAATTGCGTTTTATATCGGCAACCAGCCTCACAGTGTGATCGTTCCCGAAGTGGCCGGCAATACCATCCAATCTATCTACATTATTAGTAATCCCGACAAACTCAAAGGTTTACTGTCCCGCCCGGTGATAAGTTAAGCCCGGCTGCGGCCATGAAATAATCAGACCACGCCCGACTCCCGCCGCGACCTTCTCACCGTAAAGGAGGTCCACCAGATACATGGCAACATCATAACTGCGCGCGCCCCCCTGTGACGTCAAATACTTTCCATCGTGAACAAAACTATAGTTTTCCAGAGTATTTATTTTGGGAAACTGCTTTCTGAACGCGTCAATATCCGACGGAAAGGTTGTCGCCTTCTTACCATCCAGCAAACCCGTATTGGCAAGAATGAAAGCGCCATCACACAGCGTCACGACGTACCTGGCCTTGTCCGCTGTCTTCTTTACCCAGTTCCGCACCGCCTGATTCTGCAGATCGGCATCCATGTTGTGTTCGGCGCTGGGAATCACAAGGACATCAATCGCCGGTGCGTCTGCGAAAGTGTATTCGATTCCAAGGTGCAATCCTTCGAATGTCCGGATCGCCTTCTGATTCTCGGAAACAGTAAACACGCGCATCCCCGGTTTTGTGTGAAACACAGTGTGATGAAATATGTCGTATGGAGCCATCAGCTCGCTGTTGTATACGGACGGTAGAACCAGAAATCCGACGTTCAGCGGAGCATCAGCGCCAAATGCGCTCGCGCAAAAGAAAATGGCCAATGAAAGAAATACAGTTTTCATAGACCCATTCTCTCATATTCCCATTTTACTCACATATGAGCACAAAATGAGTATGCTATACTCATTTCATGAGTAAGCGGTTGCAAGTCGTACTCTCGGACGCGGAGTACGTTCGAGTACAGAGGATGGCAAAGCGCCGAAAGCAGACGCTAGGGAGATTCGTACGGGAGCTATTACAGGATGCGGTTCCTCAAAGAAGCGCGGACGACGCGTCCGAGAAACTGAAAGTCATTGAAAGGGCCGCCAAATATTCCTTCCCGATCGCCGATCTGGACATTCTGCTGGCCGAAATCGAATCCGGTTATGGAGAGACTTCCGATGGTACTGATCGATTCCAACATTCCGATGTACCTGATCGGAAAAGAACATCCACTAAAAATTAGAGCGATTCGTCTCTGTCATGAACTGATCTTGCAGGAGGAACGCCTTGTTACCGACACCGAAGTTTTGCAAGAAATTCTTCACCGGTACACCGCGATTAAAAGGCGGGATGCAATACAGCCTTGTTTCGATGCTTTGCTCGGTATTGTGGATCGGGTGCTACCGGTTGATCTATCCGATGTGCAGAAAGCAAAAGAGCTTCTCCTCGGTTACAAGAAATTGTCAGCGCGGGACGCTCTTCATGCTTCCATCATGCAAAAACATGAAATTGTTCAGATTCTAACGTTCGATATCGGTTTCGATCTGCTGCCGGGGCTCACCAGAATCCACTGACCGCTGTCATTCACCGTAAAGCTGTAATAGGATATGTTTCTATGAATCTAGCTCGCTAATGGGGGTTCACCATGCAAAGGTCCCTTGTTATTGCTCTGCTTGTTTCGCTCGCTGTTTGGTTCCTTACTTTTGATCTTTTCTTTCCCCACAGCAGACTGATCATCTCGCTTGTGTTGGCTATTGTTGCCGGGATTGTTGCCTTTCTTATTTTACGGGCAGTGACACCACCTGGCCTTGCCGGCATTTCGCTGCTGTCGCTACAGTTGATAGTGCCGATAGTTTTTGCAGGAGTCTTTTTGTTTGCCGTTTCGTGGCTGCTGGCAGCACCATCGCATTGTAAAAACATTGAGAATGTGACGATTTCGTGTGATCCGGCATCGGTTGACAAGAATGAAATATGCGTCAAAAAAGGAGGTACCATTACGTGGAATCTTCCTGCTGGCAAAAGGATTAAAATTCATGAATTGAAAGAACAAGTTTTCTTCTTCAAATGGAAAGACGCGGACCCGATCCCGTTTGACCAACCTGAATACGAAAGTGAAACGAGCATTGTCGCCACCGTAGGGGACTATGGTGGGTATTACAAGTATTCAGTGTCTTGTTTAGGTGGACCACCGGATAAAAAAGATCCTATGGTTGAGGTCCCGCCGAGGAAGTAAGTTGCTGAACGCGCGACAGAGCTTGTTTAACATCCGGTAGTCGTCTGACCGGCTCTAAATCAGGGTCAAACTGGATCATGGATAGATTATCTCTGGCGATAGAAGCCAGCACAATCTGTTTTGCCCAATTGTAATCACCACAACGGCTGACTGTAATTGCCGCATAAGCAGTTAATTCAGGACTGTCCGCGTGCCGAGATAAAACCTCGCGCGTCTGATCGAACGCCTCTTTGCATTGTCCTACTCCTGCCAGAGCCATTCCTAACCCAGCCCGGCTGTCATCATCTAAACGATTCAGTTTTAAAGCTTCCCGAAATGCACTGATGGCTTTGAGATACATTGCGTTCGCCTGATCCAATTGCTTCAATTGTCGTAGTGCATCACCTACATTGTTCTGGTACACCGGCCGGTCCGGCATTTCGTTTAGAAGTGTCTGCCAGTTTCTTAAGGCGAGATCATATTGACCTCGATAGTAGTGAATCAATCCCAGATTGTTATATGCATATCTATTAGGAGAGCGCTCTAACGACCTGCGGAAAGAGATTTCTGCGTCTTCAAGATTTCCAAGATTGTAATGGACAAGCCCTAACATGACCAAAGGAGCAAATCCTTCCGCATGGAGTTCAATTGCCCTTTCGAGATGCAATTTAGCGGATTTGAGATCGCCGCCAAGCTGTGATTCGAACCTACCTAATTCATAATGATTTACCCAGTAGTTGGGACGCAGATCAATTGAACGTTGATACATTTCCCGTGCTTCTCTATTCCGTCCGAGTGAAGAATACACGGTGGCTAGATTCTTACACGCTGAATCATCTCCGGGGGCAAGAGATAGTGCTCTGGCAAAGGCGTTCTTTGCCTCTGCTGAGTTTCCGCTTTCTAACTGTACTATTCCATGAGCAAGCAAAGCCTCAGGCAAATCCGAATCTAATGCAAGAGCGCGTTTCGCTTCTTCGCTGGATGATGAAAGTAACGAAGGGTGGTGCAAAAGATGAAATTGCCTTACAAGAGCCATAGCAAGGCGAGCATGAGCAGCCGCAAAATCAGGATCGATTTGAAGAGCTTCGCGATACAATCTGATGGCCTCTTCCTGATTACCTTCCACGTCCCAGCCTTCCTCGTGATTTCTCGCGTCGAGATACGTTTTGTAGGCATCCATGCTGGGCGTACGCACCTGCTCTATATCCTTGGGGGGAGCTGTATTAACTTCAATGGCGCTTAAAATGCTCTTTTTGATGAGATCCAGGGTTGCTACCGGCGATCCGATAAGTTTTTGATTCAAGATTCGCGAACCATCAGCGGAGTAAACCTCCGTTGTGACTTGTGTGTTCTCGCCTTGCACAGTGACGTTTCCTTTAATGATCCAACGAACGCCGAGATCCCCCGCGATCTCTTTAATGGGAGTCGATTCTTTAATCTCGCGCACGTTTGCATAAGGAGCGATTGCAAGACCCGGCACGGTTTGCAAACCGGCAATCAAACCATCAGTGACAAGGATCCCAAGATAATTCCGTGAGGGATCGTTTCCTGTATAACGAAAAAGGAGGACTGCAAGAGAATGCTGTTCCTTCTTTGCAACCGCCGGTTGCGAGATTGATGGCTTAACCTCATTACGCGGGAAATAGATCCATCCGATTGCTACAGCAATCAAAATCGCCGCAGCAGTCGCTGCGTAGCCCCAGGCCTTCTTGCGATCGAACGCCTTTCCCTCGCCGGTTTCTGCTTTGATCCGTTTTAGATCTGCCCAGACTTCATGCACGGACTGATAGCGCATTTCCGGATCTTTTTCGAGCATTTTGTTCAGCACGCGCACGAGCTCCACCGGAACATCATCATTAAAGCGCGTCACGGGAGTGGGCGCCTTGTGTAAAATCGAATCGACCACTTCGGTTGTGGAGCTTCCGGTGAAGGGTAACCGTCCAGTGAGCATTTGATACAGAACAACTCCAAAAGAAAAAATGTCACTACGATGATCGATCTTTTTCCCCAGGGCCTGTTCGGGTGACATGAATGCAGGCGTGCCGCGTACATCTCCCGTTTGACTCAAGTAAGGTTCAGTTGCCTGTTCGCTCCATTGCTCCGAGTCACGCATTTGTTTTGCAAGACCGAAATCAAGAATCTTCACGCGATCCCGGTCGGATAACAGGATGTTCACGCTCTTGATATCGCGATGAATAATATTTTTTTTGCGAGCTTCATCCAGCGCGTCAGCGATCTGAATCGCTACATCCAGAATCTCCGGCAATTCCATTCGTGACTGTTTGATGCGTTCGTTCAGGGTTATTCCTTCAACATACTCCATGCAGATGTACGTCTGTCCGTCCAATTCTCCCGTTTCATGGATGGTGCAAATGTTGGGATGGTTCAACGCCGCAGCGAACCCTGCTTCCCTGCGAAAGCGTCGCATCAAGTCGGAGCCAGGTAAGATCTCGGAAGGGAGAACTTTGATTGCCACGCGGCGGTTCAAACGTGTGTCTCTGGCAAGATAAACCTCGCCCATTCCTCCCCGACCGAGAAGTTTTTCAATTTCGTAAGGACCCAGGTGCTGACCAGGTTGCAGGCTCATGTCGTACGTCAGCGCGAAGCAGTAATCACGTCAGTGGATTATATCATTGCTGCTGAGGTAAAAAGGAAAAGGGCGGCGAGTAAAGCCGCCCTTTACTTGTATTGCTGAGATTCTAAGGACAGGAACTGCCTTGAACCTGCATACTCGCGCTTGTAATCCTTGCATTGCGACCGTTGTTTCCGCAACCAGTTGCTTCGGTTAGCTCCAATGTATAGGTTCCCGGACCGGCTGATTGATAAAGACTCAACACTGATTCAGTACCATCATTGGCCTGGCTAAAAGGCTTCACAACTTGAGTCGATGAATCGGGAGCGCGCAAAACGATTTGTGCACAGTCTGTAAGGTTGGTGTTACCGCTGAGACTCCAATTGAGCTGCGCACTGCTAGCCGAACCAATTGTGAAAGCGGGTGTAAGAGCAGAAGTCTTTGTATTGTTCTTGGCGTTCAGTGAACTGGACAGGTTAGCGGTTTGAGAACATCCACCACCGCCTCCGATAAAGCCTGTGTAAAGCAAGAGATTGGGTGAACCGGTTCCCGGACTGGTTACAACTCCAGCTGTTGCATTACTCGTCAATGCGTTGGCGACAGCTGCAGGACTGGCTGTCGGATTCCCTTCCAGATACAAGGCCGCGGCACCCGCAACGTGCGGCGAAGCCATCGAAGTTCCACTGATCGTATTCGTTGCGGTATCGCTGGTGTTCCAAGCGGAAGTGATACTCGAACCGGGAGCAAAAATATCCAAACACGTTCCAAAGTTCGAGAATGAGGAACGCGCATCGCTGATCGTAGTGGCACCAGCCGTTATTGCGTTGGGCGTTCTTGCCGGTGAGAAACCACAAGCATCCGCGTTGCTGTTTCCTGCTGCAATTGCATACGTAACGCCGGATGCTATGGAATTTGTCACAGCGGTATCCACGGCTGAATTTGCGCCACCACCTAAACTCATGTTGGCTACGGCGGGATCCACAGCATTAGCAGTAACCCAGTCCACTCCGGCAATGACTTGCTCCCATGTGCCGGAGCCGCTGCAGTTTAGAACGCGTACCGGATGCAAGACAACTGATTTTGCAACTCCGTATGTGGTTCCACCAGTCGTCCCGGCCACGTGCGTGCCGTGGCCATGACAATCGTTGGTTCCATTTCCATCATTGATTGAAGTGAATCCATTTCCCATCCGACTGGAGAACTCGGTGTGTGTTGCACGAATCCCGGTATCAATAATGTAAGCGTGCACACCTGCGCCTGTAGCGTTGTACACATAGGTGTTATTCAGCGGCAGATTCCGCTGATCGATACGGTCCAGTCCCCACGTGGCGGGCGATTGAGTGGCAAATGTCCTGACCACACTATCTTCTTCCACAAATTTTACGCGAGTATCGGCGCTTAGCTGTCGCGCGCGTGCTTCCGGCATCCGGATAGAAAAACCCTTGAGGGCATGTTCGTAAAGGTTGCGGATCTTCCCGTTGTACCGGAACCCGAGGTCTTTTGCTGTCTGACGGACCCCAGATGGACCGGATAGGAATTTTTCATCCAACACAACGATGTATTGGCCCTTCACAGGATTCTTTTTTGCTGGAATGTATTTGCTCTGAGCAGCCGCGTACGCAGCCGTCAGAACAAAAACGAGAAAGAAAAAAACATAAGATTTTCTCATGAAGTTAACCTCCTCCAATCCTCAAAACAGGAAATCTACTTAGTGCGTGTGGGCTTGATACAATACGATAAACATTGAATCGCAGAAAGCTTTGCGCTCTCAGGGAAAACGAATCATCCTGATTCTGTGCAACCCACTGCTGGAATATATAGGAAAGTCTTCTGGCAAAAGTCAACCTGATATAGCGACTTGAAATCGCTACTACAAACGAACTAGGAACGCATTTCGGCGACTTGAATGCGGGTGGTAGCTTTTAACAGCGAAGCCATTGCTGCTTCAACATCGATTTGTTCTTTGGAATGGAGCAATTGTTCAGCTTTTTGTTTTGCTTCCTGCGCGCGCTGCACATCAATTTCTTCCGGACGTTCCACAGTTTCTGCAAGAACGATCACGCGATCACCGAGCACTTCCGCAAATCCGCCGCTCACAGCAAAGCTATGTTTTTTGCCCGCCTGATGATAACTGAGAACGCCCACACCCAGAGTTGTCAGCAAAGGAAGATGCCCTGGCAAGACACCCAGATACCCTTCTGAACCGGGAATGGTTACTTCCTGCACCTCTTCTGAAAGAAGCAAACGTTCCGGTGTAACAATTTCCAGCCGGATACTTGTAGGGAGAGTTGCCATTATTCGCCTTTCATCACTTCCGCAGCTTCCAGCACTTCATCGATTCCGCCTTTCATGTAGAAGGCCTGCTCCGGAATTTCATCGTACTTCCCTTGCACGACTTCTTTGAATCCGCGAATCGTATCTTCCAGCTTCACGTATTTTCCTGGCGTGCCGGTGAATTGTTCCGCAACAAAGAAGGGTTGAGACAGGAACTTCTGAATCTTTCTTGCGCGGGCAACCACGAGCTTGTCTTCTTCTGAAAGTTCATCGATTCCAAGAATCGCGATGATATCTTGAAGATCTTTGTATTTCTGCAAGACCCCCTGAACTCCGCGAGCCACTCCATAATGTTCATCACCAAGAACGCGCGGATCCAGGATGCGCGATGTGGATGCAAGCGGATCGACTGCAGGATAAATTCCAAGCTCTGCAATCGGACGCGAAAGATTGGTCGTAGCGTCCAAATGAGCGAAGGCAGTTGCCGGCGCAGGATCGGTGTAATCATCGGCAGGCACATAAATCGCCTGCACGGATGTGATCGAACCTTTTTTCGTTGAAGTGATCCGTTCTTGCAGCACACCCATCTCCGTTGCCAGTGTCGGCTGATAGCCCACGGCGGATGGCATGCGGCCGAGCAACGCGGAAACTTCCGATCCAGCCTGAGTGAAACGGAAAATATTATCGATAAAAAACAAAACATCCTGGCCTTCTTCATCGCGAAAATATTCCGCGACAGTGAGGCCAGTCAGACCCACTCGCAATCGCGCTCCAGGAGGTTCCGTCATCTGACCGTAAATCAATGCGGCTTTATCGATAACACCTGACTCTTTCATTTCCAGCCAAAGTTGATTTCCTTCGCGGGTTCGTTCACCGACTCCCGCAAAAACAGAAAAGCCGCCATGTTTCGTCGCAATGTTGTTGATCAGCTCCATAATGATGACTGTTTTTCCAACACCGGCGCCGCCGAACAGACCGATCTTTCCACCTTTTAGATATGGCTCCAGCAGATCGATGAC is a genomic window of bacterium containing:
- a CDS encoding protein kinase, with the protein product MSLQPGQHLGPYEIEKLLGRGGMGEVYLARDTRLNRRVAIKVLPSEILPGSDLMRRFRREAGFAAALNHPNICTIHETGELDGQTYICMEYVEGITLNERIKQSRMELPEILDVAIQIADALDEARKKNIIHRDIKSVNILLSDRDRVKILDFGLAKQMRDSEQWSEQATEPYLSQTGDVRGTPAFMSPEQALGKKIDHRSDIFSFGVVLYQMLTGRLPFTGSSTTEVVDSILHKAPTPVTRFNDDVPVELVRVLNKMLEKDPEMRYQSVHEVWADLKRIKAETGEGKAFDRKKAWGYAATAAAILIAVAIGWIYFPRNEVKPSISQPAVAKKEQHSLAVLLFRYTGNDPSRNYLGILVTDGLIAGLQTVPGLAIAPYANVREIKESTPIKEIAGDLGVRWIIKGNVTVQGENTQVTTEVYSADGSRILNQKLIGSPVATLDLIKKSILSAIEVNTAPPKDIEQVRTPSMDAYKTYLDARNHEEGWDVEGNQEEAIRLYREALQIDPDFAAAHARLAMALVRQFHLLHHPSLLSSSSEEAKRALALDSDLPEALLAHGIVQLESGNSAEAKNAFARALSLAPGDDSACKNLATVYSSLGRNREAREMYQRSIDLRPNYWVNHYELGRFESQLGGDLKSAKLHLERAIELHAEGFAPLVMLGLVHYNLGNLEDAEISFRRSLERSPNRYAYNNLGLIHYYRGQYDLALRNWQTLLNEMPDRPVYQNNVGDALRQLKQLDQANAMYLKAISAFREALKLNRLDDDSRAGLGMALAGVGQCKEAFDQTREVLSRHADSPELTAYAAITVSRCGDYNWAKQIVLASIARDNLSMIQFDPDLEPVRRLPDVKQALSRVQQLTSSAGPQP
- a CDS encoding F0F1 ATP synthase subunit epsilon produces the protein MATLPTSIRLEIVTPERLLLSEEVQEVTIPGSEGYLGVLPGHLPLLTTLGVGVLSYHQAGKKHSFAVSGGFAEVLGDRVIVLAETVERPEEIDVQRAQEAKQKAEQLLHSKEQIDVEAAMASLLKATTRIQVAEMRS
- the atpD gene encoding F0F1 ATP synthase subunit beta, whose product is MATPDFEYKGIGTIVQVIGPVIDVQFEDEQLPLIYNAVRVFDESTNNVQVDIFAEVEQHLGENRVRAVSMEPTEGLIRGMKVYDTGKPITIPVGRATLGRVMNVIGKPVDMLGPIEAKAFYPIHRLAPTVEEQDTGLSMLETGIKVIDLLEPYLKGGKIGLFGGAGVGKTVIIMELINNIATKHGGFSVFAGVGERTREGNQLWLEMKESGVIDKAALIYGQMTEPPGARLRVGLTGLTVAEYFRDEEGQDVLFFIDNIFRFTQAGSEVSALLGRMPSAVGYQPTLATEMGVLQERITSTKKGSITSVQAIYVPADDYTDPAPATAFAHLDATTNLSRPIAELGIYPAVDPLASTSRILDPRVLGDEHYGVARGVQGVLQKYKDLQDIIAILGIDELSEEDKLVVARARKIQKFLSQPFFVAEQFTGTPGKYVKLEDTIRGFKEVVQGKYDEIPEQAFYMKGGIDEVLEAAEVMKGE
- a CDS encoding RNA polymerase sigma-70 factor; amino-acid sequence: MLEDRLQIFEQYRAMLFSMAYRMLGTISDAEDMVQETFLRWHKPSEVDVHAPKSYLATTLTRLCLDHLQSARVKREQYVGPWLPEPVFTQPDLDSRFAESLAMGFLLLMESLSPAERAVFLLREVFEFEFSEIAEIIMKNEQNCRQLVRRARKQISERRPRFETSRADRDRLLNEFVHASSSGDLQGLLRLLKEDATLISDGGGKVAAALNPILGADRVSRFILGVMPKLPAGLTMSYVEVNGVPGIAFYIGNQPHSVIVPEVAGNTIQSIYIISNPDKLKGLLSRPVIS
- a CDS encoding S8 family peptidase; translation: MRKSYVFFFLVFVLTAAYAAAQSKYIPAKKNPVKGQYIVVLDEKFLSGPSGVRQTAKDLGFRYNGKIRNLYEHALKGFSIRMPEARARQLSADTRVKFVEEDSVVRTFATQSPATWGLDRIDQRNLPLNNTYVYNATGAGVHAYIIDTGIRATHTEFSSRMGNGFTSINDGNGTNDCHGHGTHVAGTTGGTTYGVAKSVVLHPVRVLNCSGSGTWEQVIAGVDWVTANAVDPAVANMSLGGGANSAVDTAVTNSIASGVTYAIAAGNSNADACGFSPARTPNAITAGATTISDARSSFSNFGTCLDIFAPGSSITSAWNTSDTATNTISGTSMASPHVAGAAALYLEGNPTASPAAVANALTSNATAGVVTSPGTGSPNLLLYTGFIGGGGGCSQTANLSSSLNAKNNTKTSALTPAFTIGSASSAQLNWSLSGNTNLTDCAQIVLRAPDSSTQVVKPFSQANDGTESVLSLYQSAGPGTYTLELTEATGCGNNGRNARITSASMQVQGSSCP
- a CDS encoding FAD-dependent oxidoreductase, translating into MKQNFDAIVIGGGLAGLTAATFLARGGKSIILFEKSTRAGGRAVTENEAGFQMNLGPHALYRSGEGFKILSELGIKFTGKSPSAKRSHVFYKNKLTKLPYEPFSLTGSNLFDSWRCKFELIRFFKNVEKTQTAELQNQNLKHWLDQTFQHQEVRDFVTMLLRIATYTNDAENLSAGAALSQLQMVLAKGVLYLDHGWQVLVDGLRAAAEDAGVQILTQRPVERIDRESSVRGVDLANGESYLANNVILATSATEAARLLGLPQLDLMPVKMAALTVGLNRLPFPKLLAAFGMDSPWYLSVHSAWAKLTMEKGAALIHAGKYLVPGKESHAESDRLELEQFLDICQPGWKNELVAYSYLPKMTVATAEVTAAANGFQGRPAVEVKEVAGLYLCGDWVGDRGMLCDASFASAKKAAEIILNKQDKAQKVA
- a CDS encoding type II toxin-antitoxin system VapC family toxin, whose protein sequence is MVLIDSNIPMYLIGKEHPLKIRAIRLCHELILQEERLVTDTEVLQEILHRYTAIKRRDAIQPCFDALLGIVDRVLPVDLSDVQKAKELLLGYKKLSARDALHASIMQKHEIVQILTFDIGFDLLPGLTRIH
- a CDS encoding DJ-1/PfpI family protein, which encodes MKTVFLSLAIFFCASAFGADAPLNVGFLVLPSVYNSELMAPYDIFHHTVFHTKPGMRVFTVSENQKAIRTFEGLHLGIEYTFADAPAIDVLVIPSAEHNMDADLQNQAVRNWVKKTADKARYVVTLCDGAFILANTGLLDGKKATTFPSDIDAFRKQFPKINTLENYSFVHDGKYLTSQGGARSYDVAMYLVDLLYGEKVAAGVGRGLIISWPQPGLTYHRAGQ